In Capsicum annuum cultivar UCD-10X-F1 chromosome 11, UCD10Xv1.1, whole genome shotgun sequence, one genomic interval encodes:
- the LOC107848004 gene encoding cinnamoyl-CoA reductase 1 → MANKEGEVVCVTGGSGFIGSWLVRFLLERGYTVQATVKDLNDEKETKHLLALEGAESRLRLYQIDLLNYHSIVPAITGAVGVFHLASPCIVDEVKDPENDLLSPAIKGTSNVLTASKELGVKRVVVTSSISAIIPSPNWPADHIKNEDCWTDIEYCKQNGVWYPLSKTLAEKDAWEFAKEKDLDIVVVNPGTVMGPILPPTLNASMLMILRLLQGCTDTYQDFFMGLVHVKDVALAHILVYENKSAKGRHVCLEAITHYGDFAAKVAELYPEFNIPRLPKDTQPGLLRTKEGGKKLMDLGLQFIEMEQIIEDAVESLKMKGYIS, encoded by the exons ATGGCAAACAAAGAAGGTGAAGTAGTGTGTGTTACTGGAGGAAGTGGTTTCATTGGTTCATGGCTTGTTCGTTTTCTCCTTGAACGTGGCTATACTGTTCAGGCCACTGTTAAAGATCTCA ATGACGAGAAAGAGACGAAGCATTTACTTGCCTTAGAAGGGGCTGAATCCCGTCTCCGTCTTTATCAAATTGATCTGCTTAACTATCACTCAATTGTTCCTGCAATTACTGGTGCTGTTGGCGTTTTTCACCTTGCTTCCCCTTGCATTGTTGATGAAGTTAAAGATCCTGAG AATGATCTTCTGTCGCCAGCAATCAAAGGCACCAGTAACGTACTTACAGCATCAAAGGAGCTCGGGGTTAAGCGTGTGGTGGTGACTTCATCTATATCGGCCATCATCCCAAGTCCTAATTGGCCGGCTGATCATATCAAGAATGAGGATTGCTGGACTGACATTGAATACTGCAAACAGAATGGG GTATGGTATCCTTTGTCAAAAACACTTGCTGAAAAAGATGCTTGGGAATTTGCCAAGGAAAAAGATTTGGATATTGTTGTGGTGAATCCAGGAACTGTAATGGGACCTATTCTCCCACCAACCCTTAATGCTAGCATGCTGATGATTCTTCGTCTTCTTCAAG GCTGCACCGATACATATCAAGATTTCTTTATGGGATTAGTTCATGTCAAGGATGTGGCATTAGCACATATTCTTGTTTATGAAAACAAATCAGCAAAAGGAAGGCACGTGTGTCTTGAAGCCATAACTCACTATGGTGATTTCGCGGCTAAGGTTGCAGAGCTTTACCCTGAATTTAACATTCCTAG GTTGCCAAAAGATACTCAACCTGGACTATTAAGGACCAAGGAGGGAGGTAAGAAGTTGATGGACTTGGGACTGCAATTTATCGAGATGGAGCAAATAATTGAGGACGCTGTTGAGAGTTTGAAGATGAAGGGATATATTTCTTAA